The stretch of DNA GTCTGTATTTTTCTAATCTGTCTTCAATGAAAAATTCACGTAGTCTCAATTGGGATAGGTTTATTGTGAGCGGTTACACTTTGAAAATAAGGTTCTTAGAATGACTTTACTGCTTCATCCACAGTTTTACAAAATTGAATATTCGTATCTTGCAAGATCAATTCTATGGAATTTGTTAAAGTCTTGGTGGATTTAGTGACCTTCATCATTCCGCCTGATTTTTTGATCTTATTTATCATATAAAAAAGACCTCCAAGCCCTGATGAATCAATGAAAGGTACATTGTCCAATGTGAGTATAATCTTTGATTTGTTTTCTGCGATAAGTGAATCGACCAAATCTTTTAGGTGCTTTATGTTGTACAGGTCTATATTTCCTTGAACATCAATAACCTGAACTTGATTTATTTCTTGTACGTTGAAGTTCATTTACTCAATCCTTTTCACTTTTTTGCCAGACAAAGAGAAAAAGTCCAGAAAAAAAAATAATCTTGTGAAAATTTTGGAAATTTCTTATGTTTTTTTTCCGAGAATTTCAAGCGCTTTTTGCTTTAAGATCGGGTGTACTATAAAATCATCGGGAGAAAGATCCGGGATTTGAGGTGGTTTGATAGGTTGAATTTTTAATTTATCCATACCAATCCATTGACCGAGTGCGAGTATCATCCTTTGAAAAATCTCATCCACTTTTCTTTGATACCCTGCTTTTTTGTAATAACCAAAGGCTAAAATAGGAAGTCTTCTCTCATAAAAAAAGTAGTCCCCCATACGGATAAGCCCATCTTTATAGTCTGTCTCAAGGAATAAGGCTCTTGCTTTGGAATAATCTCCTTCATTAAAAGATTTATTTCCTTCCCTGATTTTTTCGGCTCTTTCTTTTGGGTTCATATTTTTTCTTTCGGCTGATTTTCAAGAAAACCTGACGGACTAAGCAAAAAATAGAAATTTACACTCAAGGACTGGAATTTTTATTGGGTGAAGAGGAGAAATAATTGGGTGAGCTTAAGATTGGAGAAAAAATTTTATCTTTTAGTTTTACAGATGAAGAAGGAAAAAGTAAAGATATAAATTCTATTCTTGGGAAAAAAGGTATCGTATTGTATTTTTATCCGAGAGATATGACTCCGGGTTGCACTACTGAGGCTTGTGACTTTAGAGATAATTTTGGGGATATAAAAAAATTGGGGTTTAGTATTGCAGGAGTTTCCGGAGACAGCGAGGCTTCTCATCAGAAATTTAAAGATAAGTATGAGCTTCCGTTTATTTTAATTTCAGACAAAGATTATAATATTTGCAAAAGGTTTGGAGTCTATAGAGATAAGAAATTTATGGGCAAAGTGAGTAAGGGAATAGTCAGGACTACGATTTTATTGGACAAAGATTTAAAGATTTTAAAAGTCTATGATGAAGTGAAGGTAAAATCTCATGTTGCAAATATTAAGAACGATATAATGGAATTAGTAAAATGAAAATTGATGAGTCAAAGTTAAAATTTAGTGTTAGCCGTTCAAGTAAGAAATCCTCATGTTTAAAAATTCACCATGTTTTTAAAGACAAGATCAGTTCAGATTTAAAACGTAAGTTTGATTTGCAAATTGGTGGGAATATGTTCACGGGAGAGTGGAATCAACAGTTAGAGTCTTCTACAGAAAATACGATTTACCTTGGTCTGGGCGATGAAGATTCACTGAATATTAGAAAGATTTCAGAAGTCTATATTAAGTTAGGTGCAAAAATTTCAAAATGGAAAGGTGTTGACCTTGAAATTCATTTATCAAAAGGACTTATCCTTTCTCTAACTCCTTTTCATGAGCTTATTTATCATTTATCTGTGGCCTTGGAAGTTGGAGCTTATGATTTGAAGGTGCTATCTAAGGAATTTAAAAGCAATAAAAGAGAGACTTGCAATATTACGTTTATAGTAGAAGATGAAAATAAAATTCCAGATGCAAAAAAATCATTAGAAAAAGCAAAAATTGTTTCCAAGTATTTGAATGAGGCTCGTTATATTCAACACCTGCCTGCTAATTATTTTACTCCTGTAGAATTTGTAGAGAGATCGAGAGAAATTGCAAAGACTACAAATTTAAATATTACGGTATTTGACGAGGACAGACTAAAAAGAGAAAAGTTCGGCGGAATTCTTGCGGTGAGTAAAGGCTCTCCCATAAAACCCAAAATGATTCTATTAGAATATATGCCTAAGAAAAAATCAAGATCAGTTCAGCTTGCAATTATTGGGAAGGGGCTTACATTTGATGCAGGTGGGATTAGTATCAAACCTTCGGCGGATATGCACGAAATGAAATACGACATGTCAGGGGCTGCAGTTGCAATTCATGCTATAGCTGCGATTGCAAGTTTAAAATTAGATATTTCTGTAATTGCTGCAATTGGAGTTGTAGAAAATATGCCGGATGGAGAAGCTATTCGACCCGGAGATGTATATACTGCTTACAACGGCACAACAGTAGAAGTGCAAAATACAGATGCCGAAGGAAGGCTAGTGCTTGGTGATGTTTTGGCATACGTCAGTAAAAAATACAAGCCTACATATATGGTGGATTTAGCTACACTCACAGGGGCTGTGATCACTGCACTTGGACATGAGGCGGCTGCCTTAATTTCTAATTCTGGACTTTTTATTGATTATATTCAAAAGGCTTCAAATGTATCCAAAGACAGGGTTTGGGAAATGCCTTTTTGGGAAGAGTATGGCGAAGATTTGAAAAGCGATATCGCCGATCTAAAAAATATTACTGGCGGCAAAGGAGCAGGAACTCTATCTGCGGCACAATTTTTGTTTAAATTTATTGATCCTAAAATCGAATGGGCTCATTTAGACATAGCCGGAACTGCATGGAGAGGAAAGCCTTCCGGTACTCAATCCAGTGGTCCAACAGGGTATGGTGTAAGGTTGTTAGTAGAGTTAGCTGAAGTTTTAAGAAATAAATAAAATTCAACATTTCAAACTATCACAAACCCGGCTTTTAGATCAAACACTTCTTCAAAGAGCTCTTTTTTCTGTTGAGCCGACCAGATTTCTAAGAGAGTGTCTGCCCCCGACTTGGCTCTTAGCTTGAAAAGAATGATTTTCGATTGAATTTCACAGTTTAGGTCTTCAATGTTTTGTTTGTGGTTTCTGTCCAGTCCATCTGCAATCCTAAGTATTCCTGCAAGTTTTTTTACAAGAAGCTGATTTTCTGCAGAAAGTTTTTGGAACTCTAAATGCTTTGGCTTAGGGGAGCTTTTTCTGTGGTATCTTGCGATGAGTGCTATGATTTCGATTTCAGTAAAGTTGAAACCTACCATAGCTTCTGCATTTCTGATAATGTAATAACTGTGCTTATGGTGAGAGCTGTGAGAAATACCGAGACCTATCTCGTGTAAGATAGCTGCTGCCTCTAAATATTCCCTTTCTTCTCCACTGCATTTATGAATATCTAAAAGCTCATCGAATATTTTGAGTGCCAAATTTTTTACGTGGAGAGAGTGCTCCTTTTCAAACGGAAAAGAGTTGGAAACATTTGTGATCGCAGTCAGACGAATATTGTCAAGGTTATGGAAGGGAGATTTTTTTTCTCCTTCTGCTTTTTGAATTGAATCGTATATTATTCCTTCTCTTAGAGCATAATCTGAAACAGTTAGCTCTTTTAGTTGAAAAGTATCAAAGATTTTTTCTAGTATCACACTCCCTGCAACGATAATATCTGCACGCCGAGCGTCTAATCCAGGGATTTTTGTTCTTTTTTTTAGAGTATCAGCCGAGTCTAAAATACCTCTGACTTTTTTTAAATCCTCTATGGAAAATGTATAATTGTTCAGACTTCTTTGAAGTTCTTCTGAGCCGGTCGATATATTCATTTGGGCAATGGACTGAATTGTACCGGATGCACCTACCACAATTTCTGGTTGGTGTTTTTCAATTTCCTTTTTAAAATGGGAAATCATTCCTTCTACGTGCATTTTGCAATGAGAAATATCTGAATTGGAAATAGGATCTCCTATAAAAAATTTGTCTGTCAGTCGAATCGACCCTAATTTTAAACTTTGAGAAAAAAGTATGTTTCCTTTTTGTCCGATTAAAATTTCCGTACTCCCACCGCCAATATCAATCATCAGAATTTTTTTATCGAATATTTGAAGTCCTTGCAATATCCCGTAATATATAAGCCTTGCTTCTTCTACCCCGCTAACTACTTCTATATCAATTCCGACTTCTGTTTTTGCTTTTTTTAAAAAATCAGCTCTGTTTTTTGCTTCTCTGAGAGCGCTAGTTGCAATTGCCCTGACATCTGCACTTTGCCTGTCTGCCTGTAGTTTAAACCTTTTCAGGCAAGCGATTCCCCTTTCCATTGCTTCAGGAGTGATGATTTCGTTTAGTCCGGCTCCACTGCCAAGTCTAACGGATTCTTTGTCTTTTCCAAGTATTTCAAAAGAAGAATTTTGTTTTACTTTTACTATGACAAGATGAAAGGAGTTCGTGCCTAAGTCGATTGCTGCAAGGTTTCGCTTTTCCATAGTTTTTGACTCACTTGCCATAATGTATTTTGACCTGACTACGAATCAATTTTACGGAACTGTAGATTTATTTCACTCAAAATTTTTTAGATTTTGAAAAAAGGTTTTCAAGTTGCAAGTGAGACATAGTATAAAAATATTGATTTCAGTAGTGAAATAGACTACTTATTCTTTACCGGAAAATTTAGTTTTTTCCGATAATTTCAAGTAGGGAATCTTACGTTTTACTTTTATTTTATTATTCTTTGGGGAATGCAATATGATTTTTGATAATTTATATGCCTTGTTTTCAAACGATATGGGAATCGATTTGGGAACGGCAAACACACTTGTTCACGTAAAAGGACAAGGGATTGTTCTGTCTGAGCCGAGTGTTGTAGCAGTTCAGGCTTCAACCGGTAGGGTTTTGGCTGTGGGGCAGGAAGCAAAAAGAATGCTCGGCAGAACCCCTGGTGATATTGTTGCCATTCGACCGATGAAGGATGGAGTGATTGCAGATTTTGAAACTGTAGAGAAAATGATTCGTTATTTTATAGCAAAAGTCCATAACAGAACTACATTTGTTAAGCCAAGGATTGTAATCGGAGTACCTTCAGGGATTACTGAAGTGGAAAGAAGAGCCGTAAGAGAATCCGCAGAGCAAGCAGGGGCAAGGGAGATTTTTTTGATAGAAGAGGCACTCGCTGCTGCAATCGGTGCCAATATCCCTATTCACGAGCCTGCCGGAAATATGATTGTAGATATTGGTGGTGGAACCACAGAAATAGCCGTAATTTCTTTGGGAGGAATGGTGATTGCAGATTCTATCCGAACGGGTGGGGATGAGTTTGACGAGGCTATTATTAAGCACCTCAGAGGTCAGTACAATTTGGTAATTGGAGACAGAACCGCTGAAGACATTAAACTTACAATTGGAAATGCTTTCAGTGAAAAAAAAGTAGATACAATGGAAGTAAAAGGAAGGGACGCTATTTCCGGTTTACCTAGAACCTTAGAATTGGACTCAAACGAAGTAAGAAAAGCACTCAAGGAGCCTACAGATCAAATCTTAGACGGAATCAAGAGAGTATTGGAAAGAACTCCACCCGAACTCGCGTCGGATATAGTAGAAAGAGGGATCGTTCTTACTGGTGGGGGTTGTTTACTTCGAGGATTGGAGCTTTTCCTTGCAAGAGAAACCGGTGTGCCTGTGTTTAGGGCAGAAAATCCTTTGACCTGTGTGGTTTTAGGAACCGGAAAATACCTTGATGAATTAAAATACATTAAGCCGGGAGTGAGATAGGGCTTGGGAATTTATGCTCTGGGCAAAAATTTATCAGTATAAAGAATTTAGCTCGGTTAGCTTTTGTTTTTTATTTTCTCTTTTTTCTTTATTCTGGAATGGTAATTTTTTAGTCAGGGGAGTGGTGAATACCGCAAGAATAGGAGACACAGTTTCCAGTTCGATAGACTCTCTCGGAGATGTATTTAAGAGTACCTACAATAAAATCGAAAGTTTTGAAACTGTTCGCAAAGAAAGAGATTTTTATAAAAAGTTAGCCGATGAATACAAGCTACTTCCTCACGATCTTGAGAAATTAAAAAATGAAAATGAATCACTTCGCAGAGAATTAAAATTTTCTCCTTTAGTGCAACATCCTTGGGTCAAGGCTGAGGTAGTTTCTGTAAGATTGAATTCTATCTATAGAACGATTCTACTCGATAAAGGATCTGATGCAGGTATAAAACCGTACATGCCCGTTGTTGCACGTGCGTTAGACGACAAAGGAGAAGTCATTAGTTCTATTGTTGGAAAGATTGTTGCAGTTTCGTCTTCGTCGTCTGTGATTCAACCACTTATCAATTCCAATTTTTATATGGGTGTAGAGATTCCTGGCACAAACTTATGGGCAAACCTTTCCGGGAATTCTGGGAGAGGAACAGATGCAGTTTTGAATTTTATAGATAGTGGAATTATTATTGATCCAAGAACTTTTAGCTCTTTTCAGATGGGTCCTTCCCTCCCTCAGGGAAAAGAAGGCTCTGACTTAAATTCTTTTAGCAAAATCGGGAAGTCAGTATATACGTCAGGCGGAAGCGGTATTTTTCCACCCGGTATTCCAGTAGGTACAATTATAGAAGAAGGTCCAAGAAATGGATATTTTAAAACAGCTTACCTTCGTCCTTTTGTAAAATTTGAAGAATTAAAATACGTTACTGTAATCTTGAAAGCACCCGACAAGTGGGCATTGAGCTGGCCGGAAGAAAAAAACATTTCCATAGAAAATTCTATTTTCGGTGAGTTGAATTTTCCTGATGAGACAAAGGAAGAAAAGCAAAAAACTACAAAAGACATGAATGCCCCTCAAGTAAAAAATGATAAGAAAAAACAAGAGTCCACTTCTGTTCCCAAGCCATCAGAAGAAAATGAGTCAACTGAAGAAGAGAATTTAAAAATTCCACCGGTAACTGAATGATATTAGAAAAAATTGTTATATTTTCGGGAATCTTGATAGCCTATTTTTTAAACGGATCCAATTTATTTGAACTCGGAAAAAATATTAAACCCGATTTCATGATTCTTATCGTAACATTTTTTGCACTTAGAAAAGGGGCGTTGAGCGGACTTTGGGTGGGTTTTGTCGGAGGGTTGTTAAGTGATGCAGGTCTTGGGGGCGAAATCAGCTCTACAGGGATGATTCAATACAAGGTCGGTCTCCATAGTATGAGCTTTTCTATTCTTGGTTATTTAATCGGGAAATTTGGTAGGGCGGCTTACAACGAAAATTTGCTATCCGTATTCGTTGCTAACTTTATTGTCACTTTGGTTTCAAGAATATTTACATACTTTCTATTCGTTATTTTTTTTCATTCCAATGAAAATTATGGATTTTTAGTGACTTCGTTATACAATGGAGCAATTTCGCCTATCGTATTTTTTCTCCTTACTTGGGCATATCGTTTAGAACCTGTGGAAGGCTCAAAAATATGAGACAATCGTCTTCTGTCTCGGAGTACAGACTTGAGAAAAGTTTTAAACAAAGACTATATTTTTTTACGGGAATTATTGTTTTTACACTTGTAGTTTTTATAATTCAACTGATCAATTTGCAACTTCTTCAGGGAGCTGAAAATTCTTTAAAGGCAGAGAGATTTATACGAAAAAGTGAGTCTCTCCCGGCATCTCGAGGACAGATCTTTGACCGTAATTTTTTGACACCAGAGATTTCCAGTCCTCTCATTTCCAATACAGCTTCTTTGGATGCAGTTGTCAATAGCGCGCTACTAAAAAATAATCCAGAAAAAATCAAAGAGTATATAAAAATATTTTATAAAGTACTTTCGATTCCTTTAGAATATTACTCGGAAGAAATTTCAGAGCCAAAGTTTACAAAAAAAGTTCGTTCCAAGCAGCCGATAGTACTTCTGGAAGGAATTTCTAAAAAGCAACATGAAAGAATTTCTGTTTTTGACAATGTAGCAAAATATATTTTATTCGTTCC from Leptospiraceae bacterium encodes:
- a CDS encoding STAS domain-containing protein, with translation MNFNVQEINQVQVIDVQGNIDLYNIKHLKDLVDSLIAENKSKIILTLDNVPFIDSSGLGGLFYMINKIKKSGGMMKVTKSTKTLTNSIELILQDTNIQFCKTVDEAVKSF
- the bcp gene encoding thioredoxin-dependent thiol peroxidase yields the protein MGELKIGEKILSFSFTDEEGKSKDINSILGKKGIVLYFYPRDMTPGCTTEACDFRDNFGDIKKLGFSIAGVSGDSEASHQKFKDKYELPFILISDKDYNICKRFGVYRDKKFMGKVSKGIVRTTILLDKDLKILKVYDEVKVKSHVANIKNDIMELVK
- a CDS encoding leucyl aminopeptidase, which gives rise to MKIDESKLKFSVSRSSKKSSCLKIHHVFKDKISSDLKRKFDLQIGGNMFTGEWNQQLESSTENTIYLGLGDEDSLNIRKISEVYIKLGAKISKWKGVDLEIHLSKGLILSLTPFHELIYHLSVALEVGAYDLKVLSKEFKSNKRETCNITFIVEDENKIPDAKKSLEKAKIVSKYLNEARYIQHLPANYFTPVEFVERSREIAKTTNLNITVFDEDRLKREKFGGILAVSKGSPIKPKMILLEYMPKKKSRSVQLAIIGKGLTFDAGGISIKPSADMHEMKYDMSGAAVAIHAIAAIASLKLDISVIAAIGVVENMPDGEAIRPGDVYTAYNGTTVEVQNTDAEGRLVLGDVLAYVSKKYKPTYMVDLATLTGAVITALGHEAAALISNSGLFIDYIQKASNVSKDRVWEMPFWEEYGEDLKSDIADLKNITGGKGAGTLSAAQFLFKFIDPKIEWAHLDIAGTAWRGKPSGTQSSGPTGYGVRLLVELAEVLRNK
- a CDS encoding Ppx/GppA family phosphatase, whose protein sequence is MEKRNLAAIDLGTNSFHLVIVKVKQNSSFEILGKDKESVRLGSGAGLNEIITPEAMERGIACLKRFKLQADRQSADVRAIATSALREAKNRADFLKKAKTEVGIDIEVVSGVEEARLIYYGILQGLQIFDKKILMIDIGGGSTEILIGQKGNILFSQSLKLGSIRLTDKFFIGDPISNSDISHCKMHVEGMISHFKKEIEKHQPEIVVGASGTIQSIAQMNISTGSEELQRSLNNYTFSIEDLKKVRGILDSADTLKKRTKIPGLDARRADIIVAGSVILEKIFDTFQLKELTVSDYALREGIIYDSIQKAEGEKKSPFHNLDNIRLTAITNVSNSFPFEKEHSLHVKNLALKIFDELLDIHKCSGEEREYLEAAAILHEIGLGISHSSHHKHSYYIIRNAEAMVGFNFTEIEIIALIARYHRKSSPKPKHLEFQKLSAENQLLVKKLAGILRIADGLDRNHKQNIEDLNCEIQSKIILFKLRAKSGADTLLEIWSAQQKKELFEEVFDLKAGFVIV
- a CDS encoding rod shape-determining protein, giving the protein MIFDNLYALFSNDMGIDLGTANTLVHVKGQGIVLSEPSVVAVQASTGRVLAVGQEAKRMLGRTPGDIVAIRPMKDGVIADFETVEKMIRYFIAKVHNRTTFVKPRIVIGVPSGITEVERRAVRESAEQAGAREIFLIEEALAAAIGANIPIHEPAGNMIVDIGGGTTEIAVISLGGMVIADSIRTGGDEFDEAIIKHLRGQYNLVIGDRTAEDIKLTIGNAFSEKKVDTMEVKGRDAISGLPRTLELDSNEVRKALKEPTDQILDGIKRVLERTPPELASDIVERGIVLTGGGCLLRGLELFLARETGVPVFRAENPLTCVVLGTGKYLDELKYIKPGVR
- a CDS encoding rod shape-determining protein MreC, giving the protein MLWAKIYQYKEFSSVSFCFLFSLFSLFWNGNFLVRGVVNTARIGDTVSSSIDSLGDVFKSTYNKIESFETVRKERDFYKKLADEYKLLPHDLEKLKNENESLRRELKFSPLVQHPWVKAEVVSVRLNSIYRTILLDKGSDAGIKPYMPVVARALDDKGEVISSIVGKIVAVSSSSSVIQPLINSNFYMGVEIPGTNLWANLSGNSGRGTDAVLNFIDSGIIIDPRTFSSFQMGPSLPQGKEGSDLNSFSKIGKSVYTSGGSGIFPPGIPVGTIIEEGPRNGYFKTAYLRPFVKFEELKYVTVILKAPDKWALSWPEEKNISIENSIFGELNFPDETKEEKQKTTKDMNAPQVKNDKKKQESTSVPKPSEENESTEEENLKIPPVTE
- the mreD gene encoding rod shape-determining protein MreD, translating into MILEKIVIFSGILIAYFLNGSNLFELGKNIKPDFMILIVTFFALRKGALSGLWVGFVGGLLSDAGLGGEISSTGMIQYKVGLHSMSFSILGYLIGKFGRAAYNENLLSVFVANFIVTLVSRIFTYFLFVIFFHSNENYGFLVTSLYNGAISPIVFFLLTWAYRLEPVEGSKI